The proteins below come from a single Poecilia reticulata strain Guanapo linkage group LG5, Guppy_female_1.0+MT, whole genome shotgun sequence genomic window:
- the nfasca gene encoding neurofascin homolog (chicken) a isoform X3, with the protein MRPVGGREMLGKVGHAALTLLSLLLLWQEAAAIEVPLDLKQPPTIIKQSVKDYIVDPRDNTIIIECEAKGNPVPTFSWRRNGRLFNIGKDPRVTMRKRSGTLEVGFRSGGRPEDYEGEYQCFATNELGVALSNKILLRVSKAPLWPKEVLAPVPVTEGSPLVLPCNPPPGLPPPLIFWMDSNMTPIHQDRRVSMGLNGDLYFSNVLVQDGQNDYSCNARFNFTYTIQQKNPFNLKVQTREPYNDTSYNASDPFGGRKVAETPPSFLSPEGSGSSKMVLRDERLLLECIAAGLPTPSIKWFKRGGDLPALKVKFENFNKTLKILSVSEEDAGEYVCMADNRLGSIRHSIDVQVKAAPYWLDKPTNLVLAPEENGRLVCRANGNPKPNIQWLMNGEPINKITETPTSANREVLGDTILFRGVQIGSSAVYQCNASNQHGYLLANAFVSVLDMAPRMLGPKNQLIKVVMNNRTFLNCPFFGSPLPELRWFKNGQGSGLDGGQYRAYINGTLEIKRARKEDEGIYTCVANNMLGNAENQVQLEVKEPTRIIQAPTHQSVLRGSKASFHCKVVSDPSLPTKVTWTKDGERLDLGWRLKKNEESLTIPSVSENDEGIYTCTVKSEIDQDSASARLTVLEDAFLNPSIFSALPPDHPDPPIDLDLSDPSARSVRLTWIPGNDRRSPVTDFLVQFEENRWEPGRWQNLSSFPGDLNSVILQLAPNVNYQFRVIAINSVGRSQPSQPSPRYKTTAAPPDSIPRDLRGWGSNKDNMEITWEPLRDLEKNGPNLQYNVWWRRKDSGDDWTNVTTSETKYVVRNTETYVPYEIKIQARNELGSGPESNIVIGYSGEDKPTDSPTELRVSKVGSTRANIHWKPVDLSSVQGEFKEYRLYYWRESSLVPGLVVSKEKKTTGFYTTVPEPSGILKDLVPYSKYKMFMVVANSRFESLPSNNVEFTTAEGVPDAPRFFRINRRSLDTLYLEWGKPLEPNGILIGYQLVCQRVNGSRLDQQEIKTFRPNVTDFILRLPDRSARYKFNLSALTQVGTGEVYAEESPHFTNEAENFTDATDVVELTDATLFSVSSPTPTPLPPLPPTTIPPTTISITTPTPPPTTPPTTTTTTTTEATTPSTVPVLVTTKRVDQNVLVTPRREIWNLTVVPNSYYANVNWSHNFPADSKFVLEVTLDSNKTVTVEEGKQPPVNLKALIAGEKYHLKVYSQELNSISSKSVTFKTKAAHIDQVDIATQGWFIGLMCAIALIILILLIVCFIKRSRGGKYPSPGFLTGFTKYLVRDKKDLPLDPVDQKDQDGSFDYQNGSSVRDRNENENSSDEDNKPLQGSQTSLDGNVKESDDSLVDYGEGGDGQFNEDGSFIGQYTVKKDKDETEGNESSEATSPVNAIYSLA; encoded by the exons AGGCCCCGTTATGGCCTAAGGAAGTGCTGGCCCCGGTGCCGGTGACTGAAGGCTCCCCTCTGGTCCTACCCTGCAACCCACCGCCTGGCCTGCCTCCTCCACTCATATTCTGGATGGACAGCA ACATGACCCCCATCCATCAAGACAGGAGGGTTTCCATGGGTCTGAATGGAGACCTGTATTTCTCCAATGTTTTGGTCCAAGACGGTCAAAACGACTACAGCTGCAACGCTCGCTTCAACTTCACATACACCATCCAGCAGAAGAACCCCTTCAACCTCAAAGTTCAGACCA GGGAGCCATATAATGACACATCTTACAATGCCTCTGATCCCTTCGGTG GCCGCAAAGTAGCAGAGACACCGCCATCCTTCCTGTCTCCTGAAGGGAGTGGGAGCTCCAAAATGGTGCTACGAGATGAGCGATTACTGCTGGAGTGTATCGCTGCTGGGCT TCCGACTCCCTCCATCAAGTGGTTTAAGAGGGGGGGAGACCTGCCAGCACTAAAGGTGAAGTTTGAGAATTTCAATAAGACTCTGAAAATTCTCAGTGTGTCAGAGGAGGATGCTGGGGAGTATGTCTGCATGGCAGACAACCGTCTGGGCAGCATACGCCATTCCATCGATGTCCAAGTTAAAG CTGCTCCTTACTGGTTAGACAAACCCACAAACCTGGTGCTGGCCCCAGAGGAAAATGGCCGCTTGGTGTGTCGAGCCAATGGCAACCCTAAGCCCAACATCCAGTGGCTTATGAACGGCGAGCCAATAAACA aGATCACAGAAACTCCAACAAGCGCAAACAGAGAAGTTCTAGGTGACACCATTCTGTTCCGCGGGGTGCAGATCGGAAGCAGTGCAGTCTACCAGTGCAACGCCTCCAACCAGCACGGCTACCTGCTGGCCAACGCCTTCGTCAGTGTTCTCG ACATGGCTCCACGGATGCTGGGACCCaaaaatcagttaatcaaaGTCGTCATGAACAACCGAACCTTCCTCAACTGCCCTTTCTTTGGCTCTCCTTTACCTGAGCTGCGCTG GTTTAAGAATGGCCAGGGCAGTGGGCTGGACGGGGGTCAGTACCGGGCCTACATCAACGGCACCCTGGAGATCAAACGCGCTCGAAAGGAGGATGAGGGCATCTACACCTGTGTGGCTAACAACATGTTGGGTAACGCTGAGAACCAGGTCCagctggaggtcaaag AGCCTACTCGTATAATTCAAGCTCCCACGCACCAGTCAGTTTTGAGGGGCTCTAAAGCTAGCTTCCACTGTAAGGTGGTGTCGGACCCCAGCCTGCCCACCAAGGTGACCTGGACCAAGGACGGAGAGCGCCTGGATCTGGGATGGAG GCTGAAGAAGAATGAAGAGTCCCTGACTATCCCGTCTGTCAGTGAGAACGATGAGGGAATTTACACCTGCACTGTTAAATCTGAGATAGACCAGGACTCGGCCTCAGCCCGCCTCACTGTCTTAG AGGACGCCTTCCTCAACCCCTCAATCTTTAGTGCCTTGCCTCCAG ACCATCCAGACCCACCAATAGATCTGGATCTGTCAGACCCGTCAGCCCGTAGTGTTCGCCTCACCTGGATTCCTGGGAACGACCGCAGGAGCCCTGTCACAG ATTTCTTGGTCCAGTTTGAGGAGAACCGCTGGGAGCCAGGCAGATGGCAGAACCTGTCCTCTTTCCCTGGAGACCTCAACTCTGTCATCCTGCAGCTTGCCCCCAATGTCAATTATCAGTTCAGGGTCATTGCCATTAACTCAGTGGGTCGGAGTCAACCTAGTCAGCCCTCACCTCGGTACAAAACCACCGCAGCAC CCCCAGATTCAATTCCCAGAGATCTACGTGGTTGGGGATCCAATAAGGACAACATGGAGATCACCTGGGAG CCTCTGCGCGATCTGGAGAAAAACGGCCCAAATCTGCAGTACAACGTGTGGTGGAGACGGAAAGACTCTGGGGACGACTGGACCAACGTGACCACGTCTGAGACCAAATATGTCGTTCGCAACACTGAAACATATGTGCCTTACGAGATAAAAATCCAGGCCAGGAATGAGTTGGGATCAGGACCCGAGTCTAACATCGTCATTGGATATTCTGGAGAGGACA AGCCCACTGATTCACCCACTGAGCTGCGGGTGTCGAAGGTTGGCAGCACCAGAGCAAACATCCACTGGAAGCCCGTAGATCTGAGTTCTGTCCAGGGGGAGTTCAAGGAGTACAGA TTGTACTACTGGCGCGAATCCAGTCTGGTTCCAGGGCTGGTGGTGAGCAAGGAGAAGAAGACCACTGGGTTCTACACGACTGTGCCAGAACCGTCCGGGATTCTCAAAGACTTGGTGCCCTACTCTAAATATAAGATGTTCATGGTTGTGGCCAACAGTCGCTTTGAGAGTCTACCCAGCAACAACGTGGAATTCACCACTGCGGAGGGCG TTCCCGATGCTCCCAGGTTCTTCAGGATTAACCGCAGAAGTTTGGACACACTCTACTTGGAATGGGGCAAACCATTAGAACCCAACGGCATTCTAATTGGATACCAACTCGTATGCCAGAGAG TGAACGGGTCCAGACTGGATCAACAGGAGATCAAGACGTTCCGTCCCAACGTGACAGACTTCATCCTGCGCCTGCCGGACCGGTCCGCTCGCTACAAGTTCAACCTGTCAGCGCTCACCCAGGTGGGAACGGGAGAGGTCTATGCCGAAGAGTCGCCGCACTTTACCAATGAAG CAGAAAACTTTACTGATGCTACAGATGTAG TTGAGCTTACGGATGCCaccctgttttctgtttcctctcctactcccactcctcttcctccccttccTCCTACTACCATCCCTCCCACAACAATCAGTATCACAACTCCTACCCCTCCTCCAACAACCCCTCCTACTACTACCACTACTACTACCACTGAGGCAACTACACCCTCCACAGTTCCTGTGCTGGTCACTACCAAGCGAGTTGATCAGAATGTCTTGG TAACCCCTCGGCGGGAGATCTGGAATCTGACGGTGGTCCCCAACAGTTACTACGCGAACGTCAACTGGAGTCACAACTTCCCAGCTGACAGCAAGTTTGTTCTAGAGGTCACTCTGGACA GCAACAAGACAGTGACAGTTGAAGAGGGGAAACAGCCGCCCGTTAATCTGAAGGCTCTGATCGCTGGTGAGAAGTACCATCTGAAGGTTTACTCCCAAGAGCTcaacagcatcagcagcaaaTCTGTCACCTTTAAAACTAAAGCAG ctCACATAGACCAGGTAGACATAGCCACTCAGGGCTGGTTCATTGGCTTGATGTGTGCCATTGCCCTCATTATACTGATCCTCCTCATTGTCTGCTTCATCAAGAGGAGTCGAGGAGGCAAATACCCAA GTCCCGGCTTCTTGACTGGTTTCACAAAATACCTCG ttcgTGACAAAAAAGATCTTCCCCTGGATCCAGTGGATCAGAAAGATCAGGATGGATCCTTTGATTACCA AAATGGTTCATCTGTCCGCGACAGGAACGAAAATGAAAACAG CAGCGACGAGGACAACAAGCCTCTGCAGGGCAGCCAGACTTCGCTGGACGGCAACGTGAAGGAGAGCGACGACAGCCTCGTGGACTACGGCGAAGGCGGCGATGGCCAGTTCAACGAGGACGGCTCATTCATCGGCCAGTACACGGTGAAGAAGGACAAGGACGAGACGGAGGGAAACGAGAGCTCCGAGGCCACCTCTCCTGTCAACGCCATCTACTCGCTGGCGTAG